A genomic stretch from Bordetella sp. N includes:
- a CDS encoding efflux RND transporter permease subunit: MKLSKFFIDRPIFASVLSALILLAGIVAAFHMPVSEYPQVIPPSVVVHAQYPGANAKTIAETVAAPLEQSINGVEDMLYMESKASGDGHLYITVTFKLGTDPNLAQQFVQNRVSQAQPRLPEDVQRLGVTAVKSSPIISITVHMVSPKGTYDGNYLSNYAILHVKDRLARIAGVGDVAPWGPGGYAMRVWLDPAALAQRHLDPSDVTSAIRRQNIQAAVGTIGSAPSSPDTAFPLNVNADGRLKSAEEFKRIVIKSNADGAITRLGDVARVELGAEDYGLRATLNNQPAIALAVQEAPGANSLQISREVHSVMEELAKDFPEDLAYRVVYEPTRAVQAGIDAVVRTLLESVALVVLVVFLFLQTWRASIIPLLAVPISIVGTFTFLYLAGYSINTLSLFGLVLSIGIVVDDAIVVVENVERNIARGLSPREATYQAMREVSGPIVAIALTLSAVFLPLAFLSGLTGQFYKQFAVTIAISTLISAVNSLTLSPALSALLLKAHGDAPDAVTRLMHKVFGRFFGVFNRVFERASDGYGSRLGRMLGRKGALLAVYAGLLAGTWWLTGHVPGGLVPAQDKEYVVSLAQLPEGATLDRTEATMKQMNDIALKHPGVQETVSYSGLSINGVTKSSSTALTFVLLKPFKDRPGITADQVAADLNREYGGIRQAFTAVFPAPPVYGLGTVGGFKLQIEDRADLGYDELYKVTQSFIKKAAAARELGPLFSTYTVNVPQLKVDVDRAKAQQLGVDTLAVFNTLQAFLGSYYVNDFNFLGRVYQVRMQADARFRSDPDDIGQLHMRNEAGRMVPLGSVLTVGQTYGPDQVVRYNGFTAADLSGSPAPGYSSDQAMAAIERIAAETLPRGMAYEWTDLTYQQIIAGNTAVWILPLCVLLVFFVLAAQYESLTLPLAVILIIPMSVFSALLGVWLTQGDNNIFTQIGLIVLVGLASKNAILIVEFARELEMAGMSTLQAVIEASRLRLRPILMTSMAFIMGVIPLVISTGAGAEMRNAMGVSVFFGMLGVTVFGLFLTPLFYVLVRALGGQRPLRSAGHHSPPAPVPHHFEHKQEG; encoded by the coding sequence ATGAAGTTATCCAAGTTCTTTATCGATCGCCCCATCTTCGCGAGCGTGTTGTCGGCGCTCATTCTTCTCGCGGGCATCGTCGCGGCATTTCACATGCCGGTCTCGGAATACCCGCAGGTGATTCCGCCGTCGGTGGTGGTCCACGCCCAATACCCGGGGGCCAATGCCAAGACCATCGCCGAGACGGTCGCGGCGCCGTTGGAACAGTCCATCAACGGCGTCGAAGACATGCTCTACATGGAATCGAAGGCCAGCGGCGACGGGCATCTATACATCACGGTGACATTCAAGCTGGGCACCGATCCGAACCTGGCGCAGCAGTTCGTGCAGAACCGTGTGTCGCAAGCCCAGCCGCGTCTGCCGGAGGACGTGCAGCGCCTTGGCGTGACCGCGGTGAAGAGCTCGCCCATCATCAGCATTACCGTGCATATGGTGTCGCCCAAGGGCACCTATGACGGCAACTACCTGAGCAACTACGCCATCCTTCACGTGAAGGATCGCCTTGCCCGCATCGCCGGTGTGGGGGATGTGGCGCCATGGGGCCCGGGGGGCTATGCCATGCGTGTATGGCTGGACCCCGCCGCCCTGGCGCAGCGACACCTGGATCCCAGCGATGTCACTAGCGCCATCCGGCGCCAGAATATCCAGGCCGCGGTCGGCACCATCGGCAGTGCGCCGTCGTCGCCTGACACTGCCTTCCCGCTCAACGTCAATGCTGACGGGCGCCTCAAGTCGGCCGAAGAATTCAAGCGCATCGTCATCAAGTCCAATGCTGACGGCGCGATTACCCGCCTGGGCGACGTGGCGCGGGTGGAACTCGGCGCGGAGGACTACGGCCTGCGCGCCACGCTCAACAACCAACCCGCCATCGCGCTGGCCGTGCAGGAAGCGCCGGGAGCGAACTCCTTGCAGATTTCGCGGGAGGTGCATAGCGTGATGGAGGAACTTGCCAAGGATTTCCCTGAGGATCTGGCCTATCGCGTGGTTTATGAGCCGACCCGCGCCGTTCAGGCGGGGATCGATGCCGTCGTCCGCACCTTGCTGGAATCCGTCGCACTGGTCGTGCTGGTTGTGTTCCTGTTTCTGCAGACGTGGCGGGCGTCCATCATCCCCTTGCTTGCCGTACCGATATCGATCGTCGGTACGTTCACGTTTCTGTACCTCGCCGGATACTCCATCAATACCTTGTCCTTGTTCGGGCTGGTGCTTTCCATCGGCATCGTGGTGGATGACGCCATCGTGGTCGTAGAGAACGTCGAGCGGAACATCGCACGCGGGTTGAGTCCGCGTGAAGCGACTTACCAGGCGATGCGGGAGGTAAGCGGTCCGATTGTCGCCATTGCCTTGACGTTGTCCGCCGTGTTCCTGCCTCTGGCATTCCTCAGCGGCCTTACGGGACAGTTCTACAAGCAGTTCGCCGTCACCATCGCCATCTCGACCTTGATCTCCGCGGTGAATTCCCTGACGTTGTCTCCCGCGTTGTCAGCCTTGCTGTTGAAAGCGCATGGCGATGCGCCGGACGCGGTGACGCGCCTCATGCACAAGGTGTTCGGCCGCTTCTTTGGGGTTTTCAATCGTGTCTTCGAACGTGCTTCGGATGGTTATGGCTCACGTCTGGGACGGATGCTTGGCCGCAAAGGCGCTTTGCTGGCGGTCTACGCGGGGCTGCTCGCGGGCACGTGGTGGCTGACAGGACATGTGCCGGGCGGCTTGGTCCCCGCGCAGGATAAGGAATATGTCGTCAGCCTGGCGCAGTTGCCGGAAGGGGCGACCCTGGACCGCACTGAAGCGACGATGAAGCAGATGAATGACATCGCGCTCAAGCATCCGGGTGTGCAGGAAACGGTGAGCTATAGCGGTCTTTCCATCAACGGCGTGACCAAGAGTTCGAGCACCGCGCTGACCTTCGTGCTGTTGAAGCCCTTCAAGGATCGTCCAGGCATCACGGCGGATCAGGTCGCGGCGGATCTGAACCGGGAGTACGGCGGCATCCGCCAGGCCTTCACCGCGGTCTTTCCCGCGCCGCCGGTATATGGCCTTGGTACGGTGGGCGGCTTCAAGCTGCAGATCGAGGACAGGGCGGACCTGGGGTATGACGAGCTGTACAAGGTGACTCAATCCTTCATCAAGAAGGCCGCGGCGGCGCGGGAGCTGGGCCCGCTGTTTTCCACCTATACGGTCAACGTTCCGCAATTGAAAGTCGACGTCGATCGCGCCAAGGCGCAGCAGCTGGGCGTGGATACGCTGGCGGTATTCAACACGCTGCAGGCCTTTCTGGGCTCGTACTACGTCAACGATTTCAATTTCCTGGGACGCGTCTATCAGGTCCGGATGCAGGCGGACGCCCGCTTCCGCTCCGACCCCGACGACATCGGGCAGCTGCATATGCGCAATGAAGCGGGCCGGATGGTGCCGTTGGGTTCTGTTTTGACCGTCGGTCAGACCTATGGACCCGACCAGGTGGTGCGTTACAACGGCTTCACGGCCGCGGATTTGAGCGGGAGTCCCGCGCCCGGCTATTCGTCGGACCAGGCCATGGCGGCCATCGAGCGTATCGCCGCGGAAACCTTGCCGCGCGGGATGGCGTATGAGTGGACGGACCTGACCTATCAGCAGATCATCGCGGGCAATACCGCCGTGTGGATCCTGCCGCTGTGCGTGCTGCTGGTGTTCTTCGTCCTGGCCGCGCAGTACGAAAGCCTGACCCTGCCGCTGGCCGTCATTCTGATCATTCCGATGAGTGTCTTCTCCGCGCTGCTGGGCGTGTGGCTCACGCAGGGGGACAACAATATCTTCACCCAGATAGGCCTGATCGTTCTTGTCGGCCTGGCGTCCAAGAATGCCATCCTTATCGTCGAATTCGCGCGTGAGCTGGAGATGGCCGGCATGTCGACGCTGCAAGCGGTCATCGAGGCATCCCGGCTGCGCCTGCGGCCCATTCTGATGACATCGATGGCCTTCATCATGGGCGTGATTCCGCTGGTCATATCTACGGGCGCCGGCGCGGAGATGCGGAACGCGATGGGGGTTTCCGTTTTCTTCGGCATGCTGGGCGTGACGGTCTTCGGCCTGTTTCTGACGCCGCTGTTCTACGTGCTGGTGCGAGCACTGGGTGGGCAGCGGCCCCTGCGCTCCGCCGGACATCACTCACCGCCCGCGCCCGTACCCCATCATTTCGAACACAAGCAGGAGGGTTAA